Proteins co-encoded in one Candidatus Glassbacteria bacterium genomic window:
- a CDS encoding HD domain-containing protein, whose translation MTRLLRQYDPGDSVDSVCVLGSISVRQTRQQKPFLRLELNDSSGRMDAVMWDGFDEELTRIPPGQVLQVRGRMEEYGERPQVVVNSISIPAAGSYDPSALMPASERDPQEMLAELDELIGSVGNPLLRKLLQTAFGDKEFRLKFSQAPAAKRWHQPYLGGLLEHTLTVVAHARVLAGRYGEVEDDLVLAGALLHDIGKTVEYTWDGXXXDYSTEGKLVGHLVIGVEMLNSWIARVKKFPEQLGWHLKHIILSHHGSLEHGSPVPPRTLEALVVHFADDLDSKVSGVLKVRNRQLDSPGDWTEYIRLMETKFFKSPVFDNDSGESPELPPPARKTASPSHPEPSEHEQSLFDSEPR comes from the coding sequence ATGACCAGGTTGCTCAGGCAATACGATCCAGGCGACTCTGTTGACTCTGTCTGCGTACTGGGCAGCATCTCCGTGCGCCAGACGAGGCAGCAGAAACCGTTCCTGCGCCTGGAGCTGAACGACTCCAGCGGACGGATGGACGCCGTGATGTGGGACGGGTTCGACGAGGAGCTGACCCGTATCCCGCCGGGGCAGGTCCTGCAGGTGCGCGGCCGGATGGAGGAGTACGGCGAGCGCCCGCAGGTGGTGGTCAATTCGATCTCAATCCCCGCCGCCGGCAGCTACGATCCCTCGGCCCTGATGCCCGCCAGCGAGCGCGACCCGCAGGAGATGCTCGCCGAACTGGACGAACTGATCGGGTCGGTGGGCAACCCCCTGCTGCGCAAGCTCCTGCAAACCGCTTTCGGCGACAAGGAGTTCCGGCTGAAATTCTCCCAGGCTCCCGCCGCCAAACGCTGGCATCAGCCCTATCTCGGCGGGCTGCTGGAACACACGCTCACTGTTGTCGCCCACGCCCGGGTGCTGGCCGGCCGTTACGGCGAGGTGGAGGACGACCTGGTTCTGGCCGGCGCCCTGCTGCACGATATCGGTAAAACGGTTGAGTACACCTGGGACGGNNNNNNNNNNGATTACTCGACCGAGGGCAAACTGGTCGGCCATCTCGTAATCGGGGTGGAAATGCTGAATTCATGGATTGCCAGGGTAAAAAAATTCCCCGAGCAGCTGGGCTGGCACCTCAAGCACATCATCCTCAGCCATCACGGTTCGCTCGAACACGGCAGTCCCGTGCCACCGCGAACACTCGAGGCGCTGGTGGTGCATTTCGCCGACGACCTGGACTCCAAGGTCAGCGGCGTGCTCAAGGTCCGCAACCGTCAACTGGATTCCCCCGGAGATTGGACGGAATATATCCGGCTGATGGAAACCAAGTTTTTCAAGTCACCGGTATTCGACAACGATAGCGGCGAAAGCCCGGAACTGCCCCCGCCCGCTCGCAAAACAGCAAGTCCCAGTCACCCTGAGCCCTCCGAGCATGAGCAGTCCCTGTTCGACAGTGAGCCCCGCTAA